TATGGGGGAGAATTTTGACTATAGATTTAAAGCCAAGGATTCAATCCTTGGGGCTCAGATGCTTTTTGTAGCATTTGGGGCACTGGTTCTTGTTCCTGTTCTTACAGGGCTTGATTCAAATGTTGCTTTGTTTACAGCAGGGATTGGAACTCTTGTTTTTCAGGTAATTACCAAGGGGAAGGTTCCTGTTTTTTTGGCATCTTCCTTTGCTTTTATAGCTCCTATTTCAGTTGGAGTTGCCAAGTGGGGTGTTGCTTCAACTATGAGCGGGCTTGCAGCAGCAGGGCTTCTTTATATTGTTTTGAGTTTGGTCATAAGAGCCAAGGGAAGCGGTGTTGTTGAAAAAATTCTTCCTCCTGTGGTTACTGGGCCTGTAATTATGGTGATAGGCCTTATTCTTGCTCCTGTTGCCGTAAATATGGCTGTGGGAGAAGCTGATTCTTCAAATATAATACCCCAGTCAAAAGCTCTTTTTGTTTCAATGTCAGCCCTTGTTGCAACAATAGCTGCCACTCTTTTGGGCAAAGGGTTTATAAGGCTTATTCCCATTCTTATTGGAATTAGTGTAGGATATACAATTGCATGGTTTTCAGGTCTTGTAGATCTAACCCCTGTTTATAATGCAAAATGGTTTGCCTTTCCAAATTTTGTTTTTCCTGAATTTAATCTTTCTGCAATTTTATTTATTGTACCTGTTGCCATTGCTCCGGCAATTGAGCATTTTGGAGATATTCTTGCCATAGGAGAAGTTACTGAAAAAGATTATCTTGAAGATCCGGGTATAGAAAACACAATGCTTGGAGACGGTGTTGCAACTTCAATAGCATCAATGCTTGGCGGGCCTCCAAATACAACATATTCAGAAGTAACAGGAGCTGTTGCTCTTACCAAAGCTTTTAACCCCGGAGTAATGACCTGGGCTGCAATTATTGCAATTGTTCTTTCCTTTGTTGGAAAAATAGGAGCTTTTCTTACAACTATTCCAAGTCCTGTAATGGGAGGAATAATGCTTTTGCTGTTTGGTGCAATCATGGTTGTAGGGATGAACAATATTGTTAAGGCACAGCCTGATGTCACAGAACCTAGAAATCTTACTATAATAGCTCTTATTCTTGTTTTTGGAATAGGTGGTATGAGTTTTTCTGCAGGAGAATTTACCCTTGAGGGAATTGGTCTTGCAGGGGTTTTGGGTGTGTTTTTAAATCTTGTGCTTCCCCGGGCAAGAAAAGAAGATTAGATTTTGGGTTGAGAGTTTCAAAACCGCTCAATTTAGGTAAAATAAAAAGAAGGCGGCCGGTAATTAATTTTACCGGCCGTTGTATTTCTAAAATATAAAACTGAAATTTTTTAATAATTTATCTGTCTTCTAATTCTAGAAAGTTTTGTTCTGACATTCCTGTATAAATCTGTCTTGGCCTGCTGATTCTCCAGTTTGGATCCTCCAGACTTTCTTTCCACTGGGAAATCCATCCTGGAAGACGTCCTATGGCAAACATCACAGTAAACATATTTGTGGGTATTCCTATTGCCCTTAAAACTATTCCACTATAAAAATCAACATTTGGATAAAGATGGTGGTCAATAAAATAAGGATCTGTAAGAGCTATTTCTTCAAGTTGTTTTGCTACATCAAGAAGGGGATCCGGGCCTGATTTTTTGGCTAAAATTTTATCGCACATTTCTTTCATTATTTTGGCTCTTGGGTCATAGGTTTTGTAAACTCTGTGTCCAAAGCCCATGAGTCTGAAAGGATCGTTTCTATCCTTTGCTTTTTTTATAACTTCATTAACAGACACCCCGTTTTTAAGAATGTTTGTCAGCATTTCAATCACAGCCTGGTTTGCCCCTCCGTGAAGAGGACCCCACAAGGCCGCTATACCAGCAGAAATTGCAGCATAAAGATTCACTCTTCCGCTTCCCACAACCCTGACAGCGGCAGTTGAGCAGTTTTGCTCATGGTCGCCATGTAGAATAAGAAATACATTAAGAGCTCTTACTATGTCAGGATCAAGTACATAAGGTCTTACAGGGCTGTCAAACATCATATTAAGAAAGTTTTCACAATATGTAAGATCATGCCGTGGATATACAATCTTTTCACCTTTTGAATATCTGTGTGACATAGCAGCCATGGTTCTTACTTTTGAAATCAGGTTTAAAAAGTCTTTTGTAAAACTTTCTTCATCTTTTTCTTCATCTTTAAGCTCAGGATAAAAACTCCT
This sequence is a window from Desulforegulaceae bacterium. Protein-coding genes within it:
- a CDS encoding citrate synthase, with translation MTESAKLTIDGKTYTFPVITGTEGEKAIDITKLRQETGLITFDPGFGNTGSCSSSITFMNGEKGILRYRGIPIEQLAEKSTFVETAYLLINGHLPSLEQLNKNRVMLNDSSLVHEDMHMFFQNFPKASHPMGILSSMVNALRSFYPELKDEEKDEESFTKDFLNLISKVRTMAAMSHRYSKGEKIVYPRHDLTYCENFLNMMFDSPVRPYVLDPDIVRALNVFLILHGDHEQNCSTAAVRVVGSGRVNLYAAISAGIAALWGPLHGGANQAVIEMLTNILKNGVSVNEVIKKAKDRNDPFRLMGFGHRVYKTYDPRAKIMKEMCDKILAKKSGPDPLLDVAKQLEEIALTDPYFIDHHLYPNVDFYSGIVLRAIGIPTNMFTVMFAIGRLPGWISQWKESLEDPNWRISRPRQIYTGMSEQNFLELEDR
- a CDS encoding uracil-xanthine permease family protein; amino-acid sequence: MGENFDYRFKAKDSILGAQMLFVAFGALVLVPVLTGLDSNVALFTAGIGTLVFQVITKGKVPVFLASSFAFIAPISVGVAKWGVASTMSGLAAAGLLYIVLSLVIRAKGSGVVEKILPPVVTGPVIMVIGLILAPVAVNMAVGEADSSNIIPQSKALFVSMSALVATIAATLLGKGFIRLIPILIGISVGYTIAWFSGLVDLTPVYNAKWFAFPNFVFPEFNLSAILFIVPVAIAPAIEHFGDILAIGEVTEKDYLEDPGIENTMLGDGVATSIASMLGGPPNTTYSEVTGAVALTKAFNPGVMTWAAIIAIVLSFVGKIGAFLTTIPSPVMGGIMLLLFGAIMVVGMNNIVKAQPDVTEPRNLTIIALILVFGIGGMSFSAGEFTLEGIGLAGVLGVFLNLVLPRARKED